A single Blastococcus colisei DNA region contains:
- a CDS encoding GntP family permease produces MDVQLLLALVLGIATIVVLVLSTRLDAFVALLIAALVTGFVAGAPAGEIISSITTGFGNTLASIGIVIGLGVAIGKILEVSGAADALAQKFVKLLGKGREHWAMAGTGAVVSIPVFCDSGYVIMNPLARSIARRIRGRYVTLALALGCGMTLTHHLVPPTPGPLGVAGILGADLGALILAGLVFTLLLLPVVIGYAVWIGPKLESEITPQVREAVYHGVPASTGVGGTGSVGAGTDDLGEPLREEPASELGEAPAGAEPHKVGFGLAAVPLLVPLLLIVLNTVTTAIDRNAQGVLSPTDEYTPSAFAGVMSFIGNPVVALIIGIVLAVYLLLPRWTPRNRVHGWLADAAASAGLIILITGAGGALGQVLRDTGVGDALAEAIAAVSLPSVLVPFLIASLVRIAQGSGTVAMITAASVTAPLVDTLGLSALLAALACTAGSMVFSYFNDSYFWVVTRFTGLEGTAALKGWSGITTAVWAASLPLLLIASLFL; encoded by the coding sequence GTGGACGTACAGCTGCTCCTCGCACTCGTGCTCGGCATCGCGACGATCGTCGTGCTCGTGCTGAGCACCCGCCTCGACGCGTTCGTGGCGCTCCTGATCGCGGCCCTGGTCACCGGCTTCGTCGCCGGCGCCCCGGCCGGCGAGATCATCTCCTCGATCACGACGGGCTTCGGGAACACGCTCGCCTCGATCGGCATCGTCATCGGGCTGGGCGTGGCCATCGGCAAGATCCTCGAGGTCTCCGGTGCGGCCGACGCGCTGGCCCAGAAGTTCGTCAAGCTCCTCGGCAAGGGCCGCGAGCACTGGGCGATGGCGGGAACCGGTGCGGTCGTCTCCATCCCGGTGTTCTGCGACTCCGGCTACGTGATCATGAACCCGCTCGCGCGGTCGATCGCGCGCCGGATCCGCGGCCGCTACGTGACGCTCGCCCTGGCCCTCGGCTGTGGCATGACCCTGACCCACCACCTGGTCCCGCCCACCCCCGGCCCGCTGGGGGTCGCCGGCATCCTGGGTGCCGATCTCGGCGCGCTCATCCTCGCCGGTCTGGTCTTCACCCTGTTGCTCCTCCCGGTCGTCATCGGCTATGCGGTCTGGATCGGCCCGAAGCTGGAGAGCGAGATCACCCCGCAGGTCCGGGAGGCCGTCTACCACGGCGTGCCGGCCAGCACGGGCGTCGGCGGAACCGGCAGCGTCGGCGCGGGGACCGACGACCTCGGTGAGCCGCTGCGGGAGGAGCCCGCCTCCGAGCTGGGCGAGGCACCCGCCGGGGCCGAGCCGCACAAGGTCGGCTTCGGGTTGGCCGCCGTGCCGCTGCTCGTGCCGCTGCTGCTGATCGTCCTCAACACGGTGACGACGGCGATCGACCGGAACGCCCAGGGCGTTCTCTCGCCGACCGACGAGTACACGCCCTCCGCCTTCGCCGGCGTCATGTCGTTCATCGGCAACCCGGTCGTCGCGCTGATCATCGGCATCGTCCTGGCGGTCTACCTGCTGCTGCCCCGCTGGACGCCGCGCAACCGGGTGCACGGCTGGCTCGCCGACGCCGCGGCCTCCGCCGGACTGATCATCCTGATCACCGGTGCCGGTGGTGCCCTCGGCCAGGTGCTGCGCGACACCGGTGTCGGCGACGCGCTGGCCGAGGCGATCGCCGCCGTGTCGCTGCCCAGCGTCCTGGTGCCCTTCCTGATCGCCTCGCTGGTCCGCATCGCGCAGGGCTCGGGCACGGTGGCCATGATCACCGCCGCGTCGGTCACGGCTCCGCTGGTGGACACCCTCGGGCTGTCGGCGCTGCTGGCGGCCCTGGCCTGCACCGCGGGGTCGATGGTCTTCAGCTACTTCAACGACTCCTACTTCTGGGTCGTCACCCGCTTCACCGGGCTGGAGGGCACCGCCGCGCTCAAGGGCTGGTCGGGCATCACGACGGCGGTCTGGGCGGCCTCGCTGCCGCTGCTGCTGATCGCCAGCCTCTTCCTCTGA
- a CDS encoding acyl-CoA dehydrogenase family protein: MLDYRLDTETEALRTTVREFAREVIAPQIGEFYERDEFPTEIVRQMGELGLFGLPFPEEYGGAGGTYFDLCVALEELARVDSSMAITVEAGVSLGAMPIYRFGTDEQKKEWLPRLCAGEALGAFGLTEPGGGSDAGATRTTARLEDGHWVINGSKAFITNAGTDLTQLVTVTAVTGTRPDGGKEISAIIVPSGTPGFVVGQRYSKVGWNASDTRELSFTDVRVPEENLVGERGRGYAQFLSILDEGRIAISALSVGLAQGCVDESVKYAGEREAFGQPIGKNQAIQFMIADMEVRASTARLAYYRAAEKMLRGEPFKREASIAKLYSSEVAMDNARYATQVHGGYGFMNEFPVGRFYRDAKILEIGEGTSEVQRMLIARDLGVG, translated from the coding sequence ATGCTGGACTACCGGCTCGACACCGAGACCGAGGCCCTCCGCACGACCGTGCGGGAGTTCGCGCGAGAGGTGATCGCCCCGCAGATCGGCGAGTTCTACGAGCGGGACGAGTTCCCGACGGAGATCGTGCGCCAGATGGGCGAGCTCGGGCTGTTCGGGCTGCCGTTCCCCGAGGAGTACGGCGGGGCGGGCGGCACCTATTTCGACCTCTGCGTCGCCCTCGAGGAGCTGGCGCGGGTCGACTCGTCGATGGCGATCACCGTCGAGGCCGGCGTCTCTCTCGGAGCCATGCCGATCTACCGGTTCGGCACAGACGAGCAGAAGAAGGAGTGGCTGCCGCGGCTGTGCGCCGGCGAGGCGCTCGGTGCGTTCGGGCTGACCGAGCCCGGCGGCGGCTCCGACGCCGGGGCGACCCGCACGACCGCGCGGCTGGAGGACGGGCACTGGGTGATCAACGGGTCGAAGGCGTTCATCACCAACGCCGGTACCGACCTCACCCAGCTGGTCACCGTCACCGCCGTCACCGGCACGCGCCCCGACGGCGGCAAGGAGATCTCGGCGATCATCGTGCCGTCCGGGACGCCGGGCTTCGTCGTCGGGCAGCGGTACTCGAAGGTCGGCTGGAACGCCTCCGACACCCGCGAGCTGTCGTTCACCGACGTCCGCGTGCCCGAGGAGAACCTGGTGGGGGAGCGGGGCCGCGGCTACGCGCAGTTCCTCTCCATCCTCGACGAGGGGCGGATCGCGATCTCGGCGCTGTCGGTGGGGCTGGCCCAGGGGTGCGTGGACGAGTCGGTGAAGTACGCCGGTGAGCGCGAGGCGTTCGGGCAGCCGATCGGGAAGAACCAGGCCATCCAGTTCATGATCGCCGACATGGAGGTGCGCGCCTCGACCGCGCGGCTGGCCTACTACCGGGCGGCGGAGAAGATGCTGCGGGGTGAGCCGTTCAAGCGCGAGGCCTCGATCGCGAAGCTGTACAGCTCCGAGGTCGCGATGGACAACGCGCGCTACGCCACCCAGGTGCACGGTGGGTACGGGTTCATGAACGAGTTCCCGGTGGGCCGCTTCTACCGCGACGCGAAAATCCTCGAGATCGGCGAGGGCACCAGCGAGGTGCAGCGGATGCTCATCGCCCGCGACCTCGGCGTCGGCTGA
- a CDS encoding DUF4118 domain-containing protein yields MPRGILRIYLGAAPGVGKTYAMLGEAHRRLSRGADVVVGLAETHGRAHTAEQLAGLEVLSRSEVTDGSTSVAELDVDGVLARRPEVVVIDELAHTNAPGCCHAKRWQDVEQVLDAGISVLTTVNVQQVESLIDVAEQITGVPQLETVPDAVVRRADQIELVDMSPEALRRRLAHGNVYPAEMIDAAMGNYFRIGNLTALRELALLWLADRVDEGLRRYKTEHAIDHVWEARERVVVALTGGPEDETLIRRAARIAARSARGSEIDLLAVHVLTGGERDETATSGLQGQRQLVEDLGGSYHQVVGNDVPKALLEFASSAEATQLVIGTSRRSRWARALRSGIGAEVVAQSGEIDVHLVTHPAAGGHGFRLPPLTGALDSRRRWWGLALTVVGVPVLTKGGLAASAALSLASVMLVFLLLVIAVALIGGLWPGLPAAVVSATAVNWFFTPPTGRLHVDRFENLLALGVYLITAIAVATVVDRSARRAADAARSRAETAMLASLSRSVLAGDQGLPRLLEQIREAFGLVSVTMVECTHGEERTVGSCGEPAAQVTDEVAVTDALALRLWGRPLSTSDRRVLVSFAEQAAVALQQGRLAAQAAEAARLAAANSMRTALLAAVSHDLRTPLAGIKAASSALRSTELRLSVADRTELVETVDTSADRLSALVDNLLDMSRLQAGAVTPALNPSDLPDVVARALSWLDADDQHRVRLNWPNELPAVVADPGLLERVVANLLSNAARHAPNVPILLSAGAVGGTMELRVADRGPGIPTADRERVFVAFQRLGDSPSGQGVGLGLAVARGLTEAMGGTLTAEDTPGGGLTMVVSLAVATTAPPTTVPAPAPVPATAP; encoded by the coding sequence ATGCCTCGCGGGATCCTGCGCATCTACCTCGGCGCCGCGCCTGGTGTCGGGAAGACCTACGCCATGCTCGGTGAGGCGCACCGTCGACTGTCCCGGGGTGCCGACGTCGTGGTCGGACTGGCCGAAACCCACGGCCGCGCCCACACCGCCGAGCAGCTAGCCGGGCTGGAGGTCCTCTCCCGCAGCGAGGTCACCGACGGCTCAACGTCCGTGGCGGAGCTCGATGTCGACGGGGTGCTCGCGCGCCGCCCGGAAGTGGTCGTCATCGACGAGCTCGCCCACACCAACGCTCCCGGTTGCTGCCACGCCAAGCGCTGGCAGGACGTCGAGCAGGTGCTGGACGCGGGCATCAGCGTGCTCACCACGGTGAACGTGCAGCAGGTGGAAAGCCTCATCGACGTGGCTGAACAGATCACGGGCGTTCCACAGCTGGAAACGGTGCCCGACGCGGTCGTACGCCGAGCCGACCAGATCGAACTGGTCGACATGTCCCCCGAGGCGCTGCGCCGCCGCTTAGCCCACGGCAACGTCTACCCGGCCGAGATGATCGACGCCGCAATGGGCAACTACTTCCGGATCGGCAACCTCACCGCCCTGCGGGAGCTGGCGCTGCTGTGGCTGGCCGACCGCGTCGATGAAGGCCTGCGGCGGTACAAGACCGAGCACGCCATCGACCACGTGTGGGAGGCACGCGAGCGGGTCGTGGTCGCCCTGACCGGCGGACCGGAGGACGAGACTCTCATTCGGCGCGCCGCCAGGATCGCCGCTCGTTCCGCGCGGGGCAGCGAGATCGACCTCCTGGCGGTGCACGTCCTCACCGGCGGAGAGCGGGATGAGACGGCGACTTCCGGTCTGCAAGGGCAGAGGCAGCTGGTGGAGGATCTCGGGGGCAGCTACCACCAGGTAGTCGGGAACGACGTCCCGAAGGCGCTGTTGGAGTTCGCGAGCAGCGCAGAGGCCACCCAGCTGGTCATCGGCACCAGCCGCCGCTCTCGCTGGGCCCGGGCGCTCCGCTCAGGGATCGGCGCGGAGGTTGTGGCGCAGTCCGGCGAGATCGACGTCCACCTCGTCACCCACCCTGCGGCCGGCGGGCACGGGTTCCGGTTGCCGCCCCTGACGGGCGCGCTCGATTCCCGTCGCCGATGGTGGGGACTGGCCCTGACCGTGGTGGGCGTCCCGGTGTTGACCAAAGGCGGCCTGGCCGCCTCCGCCGCCCTCTCGCTGGCCAGCGTCATGCTCGTGTTCCTGCTGCTGGTGATCGCCGTCGCGTTGATCGGCGGTCTGTGGCCTGGGCTGCCCGCCGCGGTCGTGAGCGCGACGGCCGTGAACTGGTTCTTCACGCCACCCACCGGTCGGCTGCACGTCGACCGATTCGAGAACCTGCTGGCCCTCGGCGTCTACCTGATTACCGCGATCGCGGTCGCCACCGTCGTGGACCGGTCGGCTCGCCGCGCCGCTGACGCCGCTCGGTCGCGCGCCGAGACGGCGATGCTCGCATCCCTGTCCCGGTCCGTGCTGGCCGGCGACCAGGGCCTGCCCCGACTGCTGGAGCAGATCCGGGAGGCGTTCGGCCTGGTGTCGGTGACGATGGTGGAGTGCACACACGGCGAGGAGCGCACGGTCGGCTCCTGCGGTGAGCCGGCCGCGCAGGTCACCGACGAGGTCGCCGTCACCGATGCCCTTGCCCTGCGGCTGTGGGGGCGGCCCCTGTCCACGAGCGACCGCCGGGTGCTCGTCTCCTTCGCCGAACAGGCCGCGGTAGCGCTCCAGCAGGGCCGGTTGGCCGCGCAGGCCGCCGAGGCCGCACGGCTCGCCGCCGCCAACAGCATGCGAACCGCGCTGCTCGCCGCGGTGAGCCACGACCTGCGCACCCCCCTGGCGGGGATCAAGGCGGCGTCCTCGGCGCTGCGCTCGACGGAGCTGCGCCTCTCCGTGGCCGACCGGACGGAACTGGTGGAGACGGTGGACACGTCCGCCGACCGGCTGTCCGCACTGGTGGACAACCTGCTGGACATGAGCCGGTTGCAGGCCGGCGCAGTCACCCCGGCGCTGAACCCCTCGGACCTGCCCGATGTCGTCGCCCGGGCGCTGTCCTGGCTGGACGCCGACGATCAGCACCGTGTGCGGCTCAACTGGCCGAACGAACTGCCTGCGGTCGTTGCCGACCCCGGCCTCCTCGAACGCGTGGTCGCCAACCTGCTCAGCAACGCCGCCCGGCATGCCCCGAACGTGCCGATCCTCCTGTCCGCCGGCGCCGTCGGCGGAACGATGGAGCTGCGGGTGGCCGACCGTGGCCCGGGGATCCCTACCGCTGACCGCGAGCGGGTGTTCGTCGCCTTCCAACGACTGGGCGACTCCCCGTCCGGCCAGGGGGTCGGGCTGGGGCTGGCTGTCGCCCGAGGCCTGACCGAGGCGATGGGCGGCACACTCACCGCCGAGGACACCCCCGGCGGCGGGCTCACGATGGTGGTGTCCCTGGCAGTGGCCACCACCGCTCCCCCGACCACCGTGCCGGCGCCGGCGCCGGTCCCGGCCACAGCCCCATGA
- a CDS encoding TetR/AcrR family transcriptional regulator — protein MTSTRPARDAALHADVDRPSRREQILQAAAQLFAERGSRAVGVDDVGAAVGVTGPAIYRHFASKDAMLAEMLLRISERLLAGGSEVVARAGDDVHGQLRALIAFQVDFALDNPALITVQDRDLGTLADADAAQVRRLQRRYVEVWVAVLARLHPAADAAACRARAHAVFGLINSTPHSAGRLSRPAMAALLSDMAWAAATA, from the coding sequence GTGACCTCGACGCGCCCGGCACGAGACGCGGCGTTGCACGCCGACGTCGACCGCCCCTCGCGTCGTGAGCAGATCCTGCAGGCCGCGGCGCAGCTGTTCGCGGAGCGGGGCTCACGGGCCGTGGGGGTGGACGACGTCGGCGCGGCCGTCGGCGTCACCGGGCCGGCGATCTACCGGCACTTCGCCAGCAAGGACGCGATGCTCGCCGAGATGCTGCTGCGCATCAGCGAGCGGCTGCTGGCCGGCGGCAGCGAGGTCGTGGCGCGGGCCGGCGACGACGTCCACGGCCAGCTCCGCGCGCTGATCGCCTTCCAGGTCGACTTCGCCCTGGACAACCCGGCGCTGATCACGGTGCAGGACCGCGACTTGGGCACGCTCGCCGACGCCGACGCCGCCCAGGTGCGCCGGCTGCAGCGCCGTTACGTCGAGGTGTGGGTGGCCGTGCTGGCACGGCTGCATCCCGCCGCCGATGCGGCCGCCTGCCGCGCCCGGGCGCACGCCGTCTTCGGGCTGATCAACTCCACTCCGCACAGCGCCGGCCGGCTGAGCCGTCCGGCGATGGCGGCGCTGCTGAGCGACATGGCCTGGGCCGCCGCCACCGCCTGA
- a CDS encoding carboxyl transferase domain-containing protein gives MDAPVLSPVVAADAASVARNAAAHAELAADLATQLSRVALGGGERARQRHVDRGKLLPRERVDTLLDPGSPFLELSPLAAHGLYDGDAPAAGIITGIGRIAGRECVVVANDATVKGGTYYPMTVKKHLRAQEVALHNRLPCVYLVDSGGAFLPMQDEVFPDREHFGRIFFNQATMSKAGIPQIAAVLGSCTAGGAYVPAMSDEAVIVREQGTIFLGGPPLVKAATGEVVTAEDLGGGDLHSRVSGVTDHLADDDAHALQLVRQIIGTLGPREPRPWGVEPVEEPVHAPESMYDVVPPDPRTPYDVREVIARLVDGSRFAEFKPLYGPTLVTGFARLHGHPVGIVANNGVLFAESALKGAHFIELCDRRKIPLLFLQNISGFMVGRDYEAGGIAKHGAKMVTAVACARVPKLTVVIGGSFGAGNYSMCGRAYSPRFLFTWPNARISVMGGEQAASVLAQVRRDGLEARGEEWPAEEEEAFKAPIREQYEAQGHPYYATARLWDDGVIDPAHTRTVLGLALSACANAPLEEVGYGVFRM, from the coding sequence GTGGACGCGCCCGTGCTCTCCCCAGTCGTCGCGGCGGACGCGGCGAGCGTCGCCCGCAACGCCGCCGCGCACGCCGAACTCGCGGCCGATCTCGCCACCCAGCTGAGCAGGGTGGCGCTCGGCGGGGGTGAACGGGCCCGGCAGCGGCACGTCGACCGCGGCAAGCTGCTGCCCCGGGAGCGGGTGGACACACTGCTCGACCCGGGCAGCCCGTTCCTCGAGCTCTCCCCGCTGGCCGCGCACGGCCTCTACGACGGCGACGCGCCGGCCGCCGGGATCATCACCGGCATCGGCCGGATCGCCGGCCGCGAGTGCGTGGTCGTCGCCAACGACGCCACCGTCAAGGGCGGCACCTACTACCCCATGACGGTGAAGAAGCACCTGCGCGCCCAGGAGGTGGCGCTGCACAACCGGCTGCCCTGCGTCTACCTGGTCGACTCCGGCGGGGCGTTCCTGCCGATGCAGGACGAGGTCTTCCCCGACCGCGAGCACTTCGGCCGCATCTTCTTCAACCAGGCGACGATGTCGAAGGCGGGCATCCCGCAGATCGCCGCCGTCCTCGGCTCGTGCACCGCCGGTGGCGCGTACGTGCCGGCGATGAGCGACGAGGCCGTGATCGTCCGGGAGCAGGGCACGATCTTCCTGGGTGGGCCGCCCCTGGTGAAGGCCGCGACCGGTGAGGTGGTCACCGCCGAGGACCTCGGCGGGGGAGACCTGCACAGCCGGGTCAGCGGGGTCACCGACCACCTGGCCGACGACGACGCGCATGCCCTGCAGCTCGTCCGGCAGATCATCGGGACGCTGGGTCCGCGCGAGCCCCGGCCCTGGGGCGTCGAGCCGGTCGAGGAGCCGGTGCACGCGCCGGAGTCGATGTACGACGTCGTGCCGCCGGATCCGCGCACGCCCTACGACGTCCGCGAGGTGATCGCCCGGCTGGTCGACGGGAGCCGTTTCGCCGAGTTCAAGCCGCTGTACGGCCCGACCCTGGTCACCGGCTTCGCCCGGTTGCACGGCCACCCGGTGGGGATCGTCGCCAACAACGGCGTGCTGTTCGCCGAGTCGGCGCTCAAGGGCGCGCACTTCATCGAGCTCTGCGACCGCCGCAAGATCCCGCTGCTGTTCCTGCAGAACATCTCCGGGTTCATGGTCGGCCGCGACTACGAGGCCGGTGGCATCGCCAAGCACGGCGCCAAGATGGTCACTGCGGTCGCCTGCGCCCGGGTACCGAAGCTGACCGTGGTCATCGGTGGCTCGTTCGGGGCCGGCAACTACTCGATGTGCGGCCGGGCCTACTCGCCCCGCTTCCTCTTCACCTGGCCCAACGCCCGCATCTCGGTGATGGGCGGTGAGCAGGCGGCGTCGGTGCTGGCGCAGGTCCGCCGCGACGGCCTGGAGGCCCGTGGCGAGGAGTGGCCGGCGGAGGAGGAAGAGGCGTTCAAGGCGCCCATCCGCGAGCAGTACGAGGCTCAGGGTCACCCCTACTACGCCACGGCCCGCCTCTGGGACGACGGCGTCATCGACCCCGCGCACACCCGCACCGTCCTCGGCCTGGCCCTCTCCGCCTGTGCCAACGCGCCACTCGAGGAGGTCGGCTATGGCGTCTTCCGCATGTGA
- the orn gene encoding oligoribonuclease, protein MADSAGHLVWIDCEMTGLDIVKDKLIEVAVVVTDSELNVLDPGLDLIITADDADLDGMDEVVVEMHRKSGLTDAVRASTLTVAEAEQQLLAYIKRWVPERRTAPLCGNSIGTDRGFLARDMPELDDHLHYRMVDVSSIKELARRWFPRVYFAQPPKGLAHRALADIIESIRELAYYRRTLFVPAPGPSSDQAKGAADDVVGSFAAVLAAGDATPRVGVDDSLDDEAPPAASGS, encoded by the coding sequence GTGGCAGACAGCGCAGGGCACCTGGTCTGGATCGACTGCGAGATGACCGGGCTCGACATCGTCAAGGACAAGCTGATCGAGGTCGCCGTCGTCGTGACCGACTCCGAGCTCAACGTACTCGACCCGGGTCTGGACCTGATCATCACTGCGGACGACGCCGACCTCGACGGCATGGACGAGGTCGTCGTCGAGATGCACCGGAAGTCCGGCCTCACCGACGCCGTCCGCGCCTCGACGCTGACCGTGGCCGAGGCCGAGCAGCAGCTGCTCGCCTACATCAAGCGCTGGGTGCCGGAGCGCCGGACCGCCCCGCTGTGCGGCAACTCGATCGGCACCGACCGGGGATTCCTGGCCCGCGACATGCCCGAGCTCGACGACCACCTGCACTACCGGATGGTCGACGTCTCCTCGATCAAGGAACTCGCCCGCCGATGGTTCCCGCGGGTGTACTTCGCCCAGCCTCCGAAGGGCCTCGCTCACCGGGCACTGGCCGACATCATCGAGTCGATCCGCGAGCTGGCCTACTACCGCCGGACGCTGTTCGTGCCCGCTCCCGGACCGAGCAGCGACCAGGCCAAGGGCGCTGCCGACGACGTCGTGGGCTCGTTCGCCGCAGTCCTGGCGGCCGGCGACGCGACCCCTCGGGTCGGTGTCGACGACAGCCTGGACGACGAGGCACCCCCGGCCGCGTCGGGGAGCTGA
- a CDS encoding acetyl/propionyl/methylcrotonyl-CoA carboxylase subunit alpha — protein sequence MFGTVLVANRGEIAVRVIRTLREMGIRSVAVYSDADAGALHTRLADVAVPIGPAPAAQSYLSIERVLEAAVGTGAQAIHPGYGFLSENVEFARACEKAGIVFIGPPVAAIEAMGDKIRAKQTVMAAGVPVVPGRTEPGMTDDQVTDAAVAVGFPVLLKPSAGGGGKGMRVVRSTEELPEAIAGARREAASSFGDDTLLVERYVGNSRHIEVQVLGDAHGTVIHLGERECSLQRRHQKVIEEAPSPLLDTSMRASMGRAAVEAARAVGYTGAGTVEFIVDADRPRDFFFLEMNTRLQVEHPVTECITGLDLVEQQIRVAAGERLPIDQSDVTLDGHAIEARLYAEDPSRGFLPQAGTVLGLVEPSGPGIRFDSSLAVGTVVGSDYDPMLAKVVAWAPTRETARARLVGALGHSAVLGVTTNAAFLRALLTDPDVVAGKLDTGLIERRGDALTAVGEVPFPVYAAAALALLLETEPAGPVVDRWDVPDGWRLGEPAWTVRRLQAAGGEPVEVAVRGRAAAAEVRLGDGERVPARASRAGDRLTVTVGDRTTSYTVVHEGGTVWLAAEGRVTALREQERLTAHAEGAGADGVVTAPMPGTVTVVQAAVGDEVAAGTPLLVVEAMKMEHVLTAPVAGTVTELGVTAGQTVALDERVALVTPAAAAPEEQEN from the coding sequence ATGTTCGGCACCGTGCTCGTGGCGAACCGGGGTGAGATCGCCGTCCGGGTGATCCGCACGCTCCGCGAGATGGGCATCCGCTCCGTCGCCGTCTACAGCGACGCGGACGCCGGCGCCCTGCACACCCGGTTGGCCGACGTCGCCGTCCCGATCGGCCCCGCGCCCGCCGCCCAGAGCTACCTGTCGATCGAGCGGGTGCTCGAGGCGGCCGTCGGCACCGGCGCCCAGGCGATCCACCCCGGCTACGGGTTCCTCTCGGAGAACGTCGAGTTCGCCCGGGCGTGCGAGAAGGCCGGCATCGTCTTCATCGGCCCACCGGTGGCGGCGATCGAGGCCATGGGCGACAAGATCCGCGCCAAGCAGACCGTGATGGCCGCCGGCGTCCCCGTCGTCCCGGGCCGGACCGAGCCCGGCATGACCGACGACCAGGTCACCGACGCCGCCGTCGCCGTCGGCTTCCCGGTGCTGCTCAAGCCCAGCGCCGGTGGCGGAGGCAAGGGCATGCGGGTGGTGCGCTCGACGGAGGAGCTGCCCGAGGCCATCGCGGGAGCCCGGCGCGAGGCGGCCAGTTCATTCGGCGACGACACCCTGCTGGTCGAGCGGTACGTCGGGAACTCCCGGCACATCGAGGTGCAGGTCCTCGGCGACGCGCACGGCACCGTCATCCACCTCGGCGAGCGCGAGTGCAGCCTGCAGCGCCGGCACCAGAAGGTGATCGAGGAGGCGCCGTCCCCGCTCCTGGACACGTCGATGCGCGCCTCCATGGGCCGGGCGGCCGTGGAGGCCGCCAGGGCGGTCGGCTACACCGGTGCCGGCACGGTCGAGTTCATCGTCGACGCCGACCGGCCCCGCGACTTCTTCTTCCTGGAGATGAACACCCGCCTGCAGGTGGAGCACCCGGTGACCGAGTGCATCACCGGCCTGGACCTCGTCGAGCAGCAGATCCGAGTCGCGGCGGGGGAGCGGCTGCCGATCGACCAGAGCGACGTGACGCTGGACGGGCACGCGATCGAGGCCCGGCTCTACGCCGAGGACCCCTCGCGCGGTTTCCTCCCGCAGGCGGGCACGGTGCTGGGCCTGGTCGAGCCGTCGGGCCCCGGCATCCGGTTCGACAGCTCGCTGGCCGTCGGCACCGTCGTCGGCTCCGACTACGACCCGATGCTGGCCAAGGTCGTCGCCTGGGCGCCGACCCGGGAGACCGCGCGCGCCCGGCTGGTCGGCGCGCTCGGGCACAGCGCCGTCCTCGGGGTGACGACGAACGCCGCGTTCCTGCGGGCGCTGCTCACCGACCCCGACGTCGTCGCCGGGAAGCTGGACACGGGGTTGATCGAGCGCCGCGGGGACGCCCTGACCGCGGTGGGCGAGGTGCCGTTTCCCGTGTACGCGGCCGCGGCGCTGGCCCTGCTGCTGGAGACCGAGCCGGCCGGGCCGGTGGTCGACCGCTGGGACGTGCCGGACGGCTGGCGGCTGGGTGAGCCGGCCTGGACGGTCCGCCGGCTGCAGGCGGCCGGCGGGGAGCCGGTGGAGGTGGCCGTCCGGGGCCGGGCGGCCGCCGCCGAGGTGCGCCTCGGGGACGGCGAACGGGTGCCGGCCCGGGCCTCGCGGGCCGGCGACCGGCTGACCGTGACCGTCGGCGACCGCACCACCTCCTACACCGTCGTCCACGAGGGCGGCACGGTGTGGCTGGCCGCCGAGGGGCGGGTGACGGCGCTGCGCGAGCAGGAGCGGCTGACGGCGCACGCCGAGGGCGCCGGCGCCGACGGCGTGGTGACCGCGCCCATGCCGGGGACCGTGACCGTGGTGCAGGCCGCGGTCGGTGACGAGGTGGCGGCGGGGACCCCGCTGCTGGTCGTCGAGGCGATGAAGATGGAGCACGTGCTGACCGCCCCCGTCGCGGGGACGGTCACCGAGCTCGGTGTGACAGCCGGCCAGACGGTCGCGCTGGACGAGCGGGTGGCGCTGGTGACCCCGGCCGCCGCCGCTCCCGAGGAGCAGGAGAACTGA
- a CDS encoding response regulator — MSRVLVVDDDPQLLRALRITLRAAGHDVDTAPDGRTALQRAAAAPDVIVLDLGLPDLDGTEVLAGLRPSYSGPVLVLSARTDSQDKVRALDAGADDYVTKPFDMSELLARLRAALRRGPGEPVDRVVTTEHFTVDLTDRQVTVDGAPVRLTPTEWGLLETLVRQPGRLVGQRQLLQSVWGPAYAKETNYLRVYMAQLRRKLEPDPAHPRYLQTEPGMGYRFTP, encoded by the coding sequence ATGAGCCGAGTCCTGGTGGTCGACGACGATCCGCAGCTGTTGCGGGCGCTGCGGATAACCCTGCGCGCGGCTGGCCACGACGTCGACACCGCGCCCGACGGGCGGACAGCACTGCAGCGCGCCGCCGCGGCCCCCGATGTCATCGTGCTGGACCTGGGCCTGCCCGATCTCGACGGCACAGAGGTGCTCGCCGGCCTCCGTCCCTCGTACTCCGGCCCGGTACTCGTGCTCTCCGCTCGCACGGACAGCCAGGACAAGGTGCGCGCGTTGGACGCCGGTGCCGACGACTACGTGACCAAGCCCTTCGACATGAGCGAGCTGCTCGCCCGACTCCGCGCCGCACTGCGCCGCGGACCCGGCGAACCCGTCGACCGCGTCGTCACCACCGAGCACTTCACCGTCGACCTGACCGACCGCCAGGTCACGGTCGACGGCGCCCCGGTGCGCCTGACCCCGACCGAATGGGGACTGCTGGAGACGCTCGTCCGCCAGCCCGGCAGATTGGTCGGCCAGCGTCAGCTGCTGCAGTCGGTGTGGGGTCCCGCCTACGCCAAGGAGACCAACTACCTGCGCGTCTACATGGCGCAGCTCCGGCGCAAGCTGGAGCCCGACCCCGCCCACCCGCGCTACCTGCAGACCGAACCCGGGATGGGCTACCGGTTCACTCCCTGA